AGATAGTACACAGCAACCGGTCAATTCGGGCTTTGGCGCATTTAGTGAGCCTGACGAAGTGCTGGCCGGTATTGATCTGGCGGGCAAACAGGCGGTGGTTACGGGCGGTTATTCGGGCATCGGGCTGGAGACCGTGCGGGCATTGGCCAAGCGCGGGGTCAAGGTGCTGGTGCCGGTGCGTGATCCGGCGAAAGCGCAAGACGCACTCGCCGATGTAGAAGGCGATGTTGCCACTGCTGCGATGGACCTTGCCGATCTCGCCTCGGTGCGGGGCTTTGCCGATCAGGTTGTGGCTGATTGGGACCGGCTGGACCTGTTGATCAACAATGCCGGGATTATGGCCTGCCCCGAAACCCGCACCGATCAGGGCTGGGAGATGCAGTTTGCGGTCAACCATATCGGCCATTTTGTGCTGGCTCAGGGGCTGATGCCGTTGCTGCAAAAGACCGATGCGCCGCGGGTTGTGGCGCTGTCTTCCACCGGCCATAAACAATCACCC
The sequence above is drawn from the Parasphingorhabdus sp. SCSIO 66989 genome and encodes:
- a CDS encoding oxidoreductase, with the translated sequence MTDSTQQPVNSGFGAFSEPDEVLAGIDLAGKQAVVTGGYSGIGLETVRALAKRGVKVLVPVRDPAKAQDALADVEGDVATAAMDLADLASVRGFADQVVADWDRLDLLINNAGIMACPETRTDQGWEMQFAVNHIGHFVLAQGLMPLLQKTDAPRVVALSSTGHKQSPIRWDDPFFTKEPYDKWVAYGQSKTANALFARALHPRLAASGGHAFGVHPGGIDTPLQRHLQDEEMIALGWKDESGDWSEAAKAMFKSPTQGCTTSLWAATSPMLADKGGQYCEDCDIAALSDPDNPVRYKNVEPHACDDDAAERLWVMTEDLLSDS